Proteins co-encoded in one Gouania willdenowi chromosome 1, fGouWil2.1, whole genome shotgun sequence genomic window:
- the LOC114469684 gene encoding E3 ubiquitin-protein ligase RBBP6-like, which yields MSFIHYKFSSKLEYKTVTFSGLHITLTELKTQIMTKERLKSRHCDLQITDAQTLEEYLDDEVHIPRHSSVIVRRAPIGGVIPAGKTFIVDRSETAVMESFRPMDSSPMSLAQLTKTANLVDANASEEDKIQAMMYQSSYEYDPIHYSKKTIGPPPANYTCHRCGKAGHYIHNCTFQQTQNKKLTRVKTSKGVPQSFMVKAEPGTKGAMLTVTGEYVIPAIDAEAYAKGKKEHPPFVPHEQSSSEVEIDPIPDNLLCPICTKLMIDAVLIPCCGNSYCDECIRTALLDSEDHVCFTCKQSDVSPDNLIANKFLRQVVNNYKNGTTYAVHSRAQVHHPALPPPPPQLSRLHSRQLDPLKVNIPLTSTAKAATSTPPITVTTTSSPAQSCRNREEHLSSHLQPVEPPAPVPPLYPSPALYGPPPQPYLPPYSSGPGLIPPPIISYQPQPVYASGHPVFNPPWWAPGFQPPLVCLPPPLPQPSSSKEDLYKPRHHRMEKATSKLDEVTKGFHKDGRSYSRSPFSRRNGRSYGRSRTIFRSRSYAYQRSGFPQSPFSNRGSYRSRSRSRSPVGYRAHSPGGRKPPPRELPPYELKGQSPESQDRWDRERYRRWEKDYADCKYFKNDDNQQPSMHHKGHSSRDKERDQRTSLPRNDSVHERERRRDDRGDRGDKTDRRAVPPPPPSSFSSTTKSSNKNLQTKMLKKRKADESESLQQSKAQPDKAKKEKSSKGKTNAKV from the exons ATGTCGTTTATTCACTATAAGTTTTCTTCCAAACTGGAATATAAAACTGTCACTTTCAGTGGGTTGCACATCACTCTCACTGAGTTAAAGACACAGATCATGACTAAGGAACGTCTGAAGTCCAGACACTGTGACCTACAGATCACAGATGCACAGACTCTAGAAG AATACTTAGATGATGAAGTTCATATCCCAAGACACTCATCTGTCATCGTCCGTCGTGCGCCGATCGGTGGAGTGATACCAGCTGGCAAGACGTTCATTGT AGATCGTTCTGAAACAGCTGTGATGGAATCATTCAGACCC ATGGATTCTTCTCCTATGTCTCTCGCCCAATTAACCAAG ACTGCCAATCTGGTTGATGCTAATGCATCGGAAGAGGACAAAATTCAAGCCATGATGTATCAGTCATCTTATGAATATGACCCTATACA TTATTCCAAGAAGACCATCGGACCTCCACCTGCTAACTATACCTGCCATCGCTGTGGAAAGGCTGGTCATTACATCCACAATTGCACTTTCCAGCAG ACACAGAACAAGAAACTTACACGAGTGAAAACTAGCAAGGGCGTCCCTCAGAGCTTCATGGTGAAAGCAGAGCCAGGCACCAAAGGAGCCATGCTGACCGTGACTGGGGAATATGTAATACCTGCTATCGATGC tGAAGCATATGCCAAAGGCAAAAAGGAGCACCCCCCGTTTGTCCCACATGAGCAGTCGTCATCTGAAGTGGAGATTGATCCAATTCCAGACAACCTTTTATGTCCAATCTGCACCAAACTCATGATAGATGCTGTATTGATACCCTGCTGTGGAAACAGTTATTGTGATGAAT GTATCCGAACTGCCCTGTTGGACTCGGAGGATCACGTCTGTTTCACATGTAAACAGTCTGATGTTTCACCTGATAATCTCATTGCCAATAAGTTCCTACGACAG GTTGTGAACAACTATAAAAATGGGACGACATACGCAGTGCACAGTCGTGCACAGGTGCACCACCCAGCTctgcctccaccaccaccacagctATCAAGGCTACATTCAAGACAACTGGATCCACTGAAGGTCAACATCCCACTGACTTCTACAGCCAAAGCAGCTACATCCACACCACCCATCACCGTAACAACTACCAGTTCTCCAGCTCAAAGCTGCAG GAACAGAGAAGAGCATCTCTCCAGTCACCTCCAACCAGTGGAACCTCCTGCACCCGTTCCTCCTCTGTACCCTTCCCCAGCCCTCTACGGACCCCCACCACAACCATACCTCCCACCATACTCCTCAGGCCCTGGCCTCATCCCACCACCCATAATTAGTTACCAGCCTCAGCCCGTCTATGCTTCTGGACACCCAGTGTTTAATCCTCCATGGTGGGCCCCTGGTTTCCAGCCCCCACTTGTCTGTCTTCCACCACCCCTCCCTCAGCCTTCCAGTTCAAAGGAGGATTTGTACAAACCGAGACATCACCGGATGGAAAA agctacCTCCAAACTTGATGAGGTCACAAAAGGCTTCCACAAAGACGGTCGGTCTTACTCACGTTCCCCATTTTCCAGACGCAATGGGCGCAGTTATGGACGCTCACGGACAATATTTCGTTCAAGGTCTTATGCCTACCAGCGCTCTGGGTTCCCGCAGTCCCCCTTCTCCAATCGGGGATCCTATAGATCTAGATCACGTTCTCGCTCACCTGTTGGCTACAGGGCTCACAGCCCTGGTGGACGAAAGCCACCTCCCCGAGAACTGCCACCGTATGAACTAAAAGGTCAGAGTCCTGAAAGCCAAGACCGCTGGGACAGAGAAAGGTATCGACGGTGGGAGAAGGACTACGCAGACTGCAAGTACTTCAAAAATGATGACAATCAACAGCCCTCAATGCATCACAAGGGTCACAGCAGTAGAGATAAGGAAAGAGATCAAAGGACATCTTTACCCAGAAATGATTCAGTTCATGAGAGAGAACGACGAAGAGATGACAGAGGAGACAGAGGAGACAAAACAGACAGAAGAGCTGTGCCCCCTCCTCCCCCATCCTCTTTCTCATCTACTACCAAGTCCAGCAACAAAAACCTACAAACCAAGATGTTGAAAAAGAGAAAGGCCgatgaatcagaatcattacAGCAGTCAAAAGCTCAGCCTGACAAAGCAAAGAAAGAGAAATCCTCCAAAGGAAAGACCAACGCCAAGGTTTAA
- the LOC114469693 gene encoding E3 ubiquitin-protein ligase RBBP6-like: protein MSKAKRSAPRLSHEQCILILLQTDSSPSMSLAQITKTQDKELKPVKTSKGVPQSFMVKAEPGTKGAMLTVTGEYVIPAINAEAYAKGKKERPPFVPHGQSSSEEEIDPIPDNLLCPICTKLMIDAVLMPCCGNSYCDECIRTALLDSEDHVCFTCKQSDVSPDSITANYYLRKVVNDYKNNSRYHVHIGVHRCTTQLCLHHDHNC, encoded by the exons ATGTCAAAGGCAAAAAGGAGCGCCCCCCGTTTGTCCCACGAGCAGTGTATTCTGATTCTCCTGCAGACGGATTCTTCTCCTTCTATGTCTCTCGCCCAAATAACCAAG ACACAGGACAAGGAACTTAAGCCAGTGAAAACCAGCAAGGGCGTCCCTCAGAGCTTCATGGTGAAAGCAGAGCCAGGCACCAAAGGAGCCATGCTGACCGTGACTGGGGAATATGTAATACCTGCTATCAATGC TGAAGCATATGCCAAAGGCAAAAAGGAGCGCCCCCCGTTTGTCCCACATGGGCAGTCGTCATCTGAAGAGGAAATTGATCCAATTCCAGACAACCTTTTATGTCCAATCTGCACCAAACTGATGATAGATGCTGTATTGATGCCCTGCTGTGGAAACAGTTATTGTGATGAAT GTATCCGAACTGCCCTGTTGGACTCGGAGGATCACGTCTGTTTCACATGTAAACAGTCTGATGTTTCACCTGATAGCATCACTGCCAATTATTACCTCCGAAAG GTTGTGAACGACTATAAGAATAACAGTAGATACCATGTGCACATAGGCGTGCACAGGTGCACCACTCAGCTTTGCCTCCACCACGACCACAACTGTTAA